DNA from Strix aluco isolate bStrAlu1 chromosome 11, bStrAlu1.hap1, whole genome shotgun sequence:
attttcagaaatacttagtGAACTAAATAGGATATTTCAATGCAAAACCGTAAGGGAGAAATAGAAGGTTTTACACTTTTATCCATCCTCTAGTGTCAACTCCAAGCAGCTTTTCACTAAGCCATTGCTTCCTTCTCCACAGAATTAACACAAGTAGAGAAGAAAGACCTAAAGAAATACTCCACAATTTACTGTTGCACTGATAAAAACAGAGCCTTTATGCTGTACTGGTAGGTGACAGTTACTGTATGTGCTACAAGAAAATTGGGAAAAGAATATCTGGTTAATCTAAAGGGAATGAATAATTATTGATCTGCTACACTGCTCAACAATAAAGTTGAAGGTCTGCACAGAAATTAGTTTCCTGTAATTCCTTCACTTCTATTAAATAACTaagataaaaaaatcagtttaagttTCTCCAGAAGCAAATTTTTCCAACCAAAAACTTGCTCATAGTCACACCCCCTCCCAATTTTGCTCAAGCTCAAGGCAAACACTGCATTTTCTAAAGAGTTTTATCCCTTCATAAAGCATTCCCCGTTCTGTTTTAAATCTAGGtgctttttaatggaaaaaaataagatttagaATGAAAAATCTGACTCCTGCTCTCATCTTGTAGTTTGAAATTGCTCTTCAGACGTGACTCAAGTTCCCTTCCTCcagcccttccttccctccctgctctgggTGTTCATCATTCAGCAGAAAGATTTACCTGGCTTTGGCTCTCGGCAGGACCAGACCACCCTCACATGATGGCACAACAACATTTTCCCGGGTAATCCTCTGCATAGACTTGCTTTTCATTACCGAAGACATAGTAGGAATATGCCTTCCCTTTCCATTCATATTCAATCTTAGTGAGGGGAATTAGCTCAATACCATGTttctgcaagaaggaaaaaaaaaaaaaaaaaagtatttttttaactacCTCTGATTGTAATCCAAGGGACATTGGTGTATGAGATGCATTTTGAGGTCTATTTTATTTAATGGTGGTACTGGATGGATTGGGATGATCTCCCAGGGGTTGGGGAAGGATGAGAAGAGCACCTGCAACAGGGTGAGCAAAACCAAACGTCAGCTGATTTTCGAAGGCCAGAGGTTTTGGTGCAGGCTCACATCTTGAGCTGGGAGGGTTTTAACCCCAAAGCAAAGTCCTTATGGATTAGAGGATACTGACCCATGACCAATGCTCCCCTGCTGTGTTGTGTGATGGTTGGACACGTCTGTTTTACACACAGATTTGGGGAGAAGAGGCCCCCACCTGGTATTTGATCCCCTTGCAGTCCCTCCACAGGAGGCTCAGTCCCCAGATGCGTCCTTACCTGTCTCAGTATCCGTGTCTCTTCTGACACCTGCATTTGATGCAGGGCAATGCAGGACTCGGCGCCCCGTGCGATGGGCTGGGGGAAGCTCAGAGGAGTCACCTGCCAGGTGAGACAGAGGATGCACTTCAGCACCCAAGAGACGCTTTCCAAACAAATTAAGGTGAAATCCTCACAGAGATGCAACACGCATGCCTTAACTTCTGTTTATCATGAAAGACAAATATTGACCATCTATGTGCTCCTTGGCATATACTTTATGTACAAGCCTTTCCCCAGAGACAATCATTTCACTCATTTGAATTGCAGCAGCTCACCTGCAGGACTGTGCAAGCAGCATCTTGGAGCACTAGCATCCCTCGGCCCCAGGGGGCAAAGTCAGAAAGCTGCACCCAAGGAGGGTCCCAaccctcccctgctcccaccaTCACCGATGGCTCGTCAACACCATCTCCTCAGGTCCAACCTGCAGAGCCATGTCTTTCTGAATCTCTACATGTGGAGATCCATAATTCTGGTTTGCAGCTCAGGTTTGTCCCTCTTAATGACCAACCTGTGTAGGTATTTCTAACATCTAGGCAGGCTCTAAGCACCCACGAGGATCCAGTGAGATTTATGAAAGACTCCATGTTATACAGCCACTGGAAAACTGCTGTCATGTTTTCCTACTAACAAATAGTGAAACTCTCCTATATAAATTATGCCATTTATACCTACTCAatttctgcatctgaaaattACTTTACGGTTAGAAGAAAGTTCACAACTACATCAGTGTGTTCTGTAGCTTCCAGACAATTAACGGAGCTGCTGAGTTAATGGGCAGATTACCAAGTCGTGTTCCTCACTGAAGAGCTCCTTCCCTGTCACCTCCTGGAAGCGGGACAGAGGAAACCCCTGGTTCTTGTCGACAACGTATTCTGCAACACTGTTCTTCCTGGGGGAAAGAGCAGGGTGAGTTCTGAGCCGCCCTCCCCGCTCGGGGGCTGCAGCGGGGCACGCCCAGGACAGATGTCTCAGGCTCCCTCCACCCCTTTAGCCAGAATTCGGCTGCACATGGAAATTGCTCTTTGGTGTTTAAGCTCTCCCCCTCTGTGAAACCTGGTGCCAGGCACAAGGCACATctccccaggcagaggggaggTGGGAACCGCCGGCCGCTGCCCAGCCAGGTACCCCCAGCTCCCACAGGGACAGggcagccccccctcccctcgctcATGGCCTGTGCGGGAACccacacagcctgcacccaggaAGGAAAAGCAGTTGCAAGACTCAAGCGGTGGAGAATGACCAAGCAGTACCCCAACACCCACCAGCACATGCGGACATGCCTTCTGAGAACAGTACTGAAGTCACCTCGTTTAGCATGCTGGGTTATTTTTACTAAACACAACCACTCAGGGCctgagtattaatttttttttctgtctaattcTACCAGCTTTGCACCTTCCCTGTCTCTGAATGTTTTGAAGGCAGGTACAGTAAACACTGTCATTTCACATTGCATAGCTAAGCCTAGCAGAGCAGCCTGGCTTACAATGcactttgtttttcctctaaattaCAAAATCTTCACCTTTTCCTTGAACACCAGCACTACCAGCAGCAGCATGAGTAGCCTGTCTGGTCCCCGGAGCAGGCTGCTCTGGCTGAAGGTGTGACACCACGCCGAGGGGCTCCAGTCCCAGTATGACAGCATGACACCCACCCAGCTCGGCTTTGCTGGGCTCCCACTCACCAGGTTATGGACAGCTCGGAGTGGAAGAGCAAGAGGCCCTTTGTGTCGCACCGGGCACAAGGCACACGGCCCTCCCCATGGCAGGAGAAGCACCTGCACAAGGAAAACCACATGAATTTGGGTGGTTGGTGTGAGCACCAGCAGAGAGGAAGCGTGCCCAGCCCGCAGCTCTGCGTCCCTCTGTGCTGCACCTCGCCAGTGCCACGGGGCGACAGCGGGGAGAGAGGAGCTGAGCAAACCGAGTGTTGGCAGCTGTGCACTCGTGTATTAActctaaaggggaaaaaaaatccctacatcTTGCCTAGTGAATGTCTCTGCAGAGGAAAGAACAGATTTACAGATTTCTTTTGACTGGGGAAATCAGGCATTAAAATGGCGTAATTCGTTAATAAAATCTGCACAGGGTGGGTATAAAGCCAGCTCTCATGACGGATCCTGTGTGTTACCAAGCCACCACGTCCTGGGGCTTTGTCTGTGTTTGTAAAGCACATTGCAAGCTCGGCACACATGCTCTAATTTTCTGTTAGAAACAGGTTttttgtgccccccccccccccccccccccccgcatacACTGATGTGTCTTCTTCATTTAGCTGGGTTTGCAGATAGCATCTATTTGTTCACCTCCACtgtcagagagaaaacaagctcCTAGTAACCAAGCTGCCACTTGGATGGTATTTGAGTTTTTCCTACCTTATCCGTCCTGAACCGTTACAATGTAGGCAATGACTAGAAATGTCATCACCATTAGTGCATCTACCACTTCCTCCACAGAAAATACAGGTACGctacatgcagaaagaaaacaaataataaaaaatattaataaaagaataattctcTCATTTATAATCGCTGAGGTCAATTTTCTGAATACCACCAGTTCAGTGAGACCCAGAGAGCAGTCCCACGCGGATAAGCAGAACTGAGCAGGGGCTGTTACTCATCCCCGTGCAGGGAGCATACATACATGTATCTGTTTCAGGACTTACATTCCACGGTTCAGGAGCTTCCCCTGCCAGCCCTCTGCCCCTGCAGCAATTTCATGCCTCAATTTTGCCTTCACAATAAGTCTCCTATATCCAGCCAAGCACTTAATTGCTGAGAGCAGGGAGCAGCGTGCAGCTTGCCCTTGGCAGCACAGCTCCCTGTGCCACTGACACTGCTCTGCAGGGCATTCGTAACTCCATTAGAGGAAAGAGGCCGTTTATGACCTGGTACCCAGCTCCCCCGTGCTGGGGGCTCCCTGCCATCCCCATTTGCCCGTGCCATGGCCACTGGCACAGCTCGGCCGGTCTCTGCCTGCCCGGCTGCCTGTTCTGCTCTTAGATGCTGGGGTCAGGCAGGGATTGCAATGGGGGGCGAGAGTGCTCTGCAGGGATCCTGGCACCAAGCATCCTGCTATCCCTCAGCACCAGCAAGGGCAATTCCTCATTATAATTTGACCCAGAGAATGAGATCTCACCTGCCCATGCTGCCCAGAGGCTGTATTTGGGCAAGCTTGGGCAGCCCTCCTGGAGGAACAAGACCAAGCCCGTCCTGTCACAAGGGTGACCAATCACCCATCGCATCCCACCACCTCTTCGGGCACACTTTGTTTAAAAGCAGCTAGCCCAACGAGCATTTCAGCGTTTCTGACCCCATGGATTGATTATACAGGCAGCTCTCCCAAGAAGAGGCCTGGCAGAACCCTGCACCCTGCCAGGATGAGATGCTGTGACCACCTATATCCCTGGCCCACTTGCCCCAGGGACAAGTCATTCCTTTTGCCAGACATCCCCTCCTCGCTTGCACACACACCTACTCCtccaaacagccaaaaaaacAGCTTCTCATCCAAACCCAGCACTAAAATAACCTTGGATGCATATTTACACTAAAAAACTAAAAACTGAGCTGACTACAGATGGGCAGTTAACTAAAATAATATTTACCGATATAAGAAAAGCACTTTCAGTGGGAAACTGTTTCGTATTAGTCCTTATCAACACCTCAGCACCACTCTCACATGATGGACCTTCAGGCACGTCCTGACACTCTCTACTCCAGCCATCAGCACTAAAACCTCACTATTGACATTGTTGCTTTATCTTTCCATCTCGGTGCAACCCATATGAAGGAACACTGGCATGGCAACCAGGCTCTGTCCAAAACCCCCTAGTTCCCTCATTAGGGAAAACCTAACTGCGTTTCTAACTTTACTGAGGtgcctttgtttcatttttccagaTGCTCTGTGTTTCCCTGGAATTCCCTGTGGAATGGTTTTAATACATGACCAGGTTTTCAGTTTAGGGTGTTAGTAGTTTTGACCCAATTCAGTATAAATTAGGTCTtgtttttctcaaagaaaatggGGTCAGATTTAACTCCAGCTGATAAAATTTTCCAGAGATTTATAGGTTTTGAATCAGCCCCATAATCTTCAGTTCTTAAACTGCTGTACGGTGATTTATGCCTCTTCCCTCACACTTTCCTCTTTGTTCTGCAAAACCCGTCAGAGATGTACGGTAGCTTTCTCCTCTTGGAAAGCAGAGGAAACTTGTTTCATCATCCCATAAAAAACTCCTGATGTTGTATATCCCCTCCACTTGGGAGAATGATTGCAAAGGCAGCATCCAAGAGACCTGGAAGAGAGATCCTGCCTTGTCTTCACACAACAAAGTTCTGTGCTCATCCCGCAGctcaggaaaagaaaggggatgACAAAGGAGGTTAGCTGGCAACACGCACtttttgacagtatttttaaaatacacgtTTTGTTCTCTCTCACAGTGGAGACAATATCCAGAGCAACCCCGCGAGGATCCCAGGCCAGCGTACCGTGCCACGTCCTCCACACGTGCCGCATGGGGCCCAACCGGCTCCGGAgcagctgggacagccctggaagccaaggagagggagcagggctgTCACCGCTGGGCGCGGGGCCTGGCCACTGCTCACTGCCAAATGCCTTTATTAAACCTGTCTCGCTATAACCTCGCTCTGCAGATCATCTTGGGTCTAGAAGAGCCGGAGATAGAGAGGGCTAAGGGCTGTGGCGTAGCCCCCATGCCCACTCAGACCCGGCACAGGTACTGGAGGGAGCAGGATTGGGCCTGGCTGGGAGTCTCTCTTCCCTACAGTCTGGACCACCTGCCAGAGGATGCTCTGGCCCCAGCACTGAATGGGAACAGGAGCTGGCCAGGTGGTCTCTCCAGACTAGCTGCACTCAGCCAAACCCCAGTTAGGATAGGTTTTTCTGCccgattttgtttgttttatcccAGGAGTAAAAGTAGTTGGGCTTTGTTCTATTGGGTGggtacaaataatttttcatggcaACTTGCCCACTCAAAATGCACACTCCAGACTATTTCAAGCAGTAAAAGCAGGGCTTTGCCAAAATCAAGTGCTAATCCTTTATCTGAAGCTATTAAAATACTATCATTAgttcaagcagaaaaacaatgCTTCCTGCCAGAACCAGAGTTATCTTTTCTTATCATTAAATCatgaagggaagaagaaataagtAGAACGGTACACCAAAAAAATGGTTGTTCTAATGAGTAAAAATAACTCTGTCAAAATAGGTACATGTAGCAGATACTTATCCAAAAATACAGAACTGAATAGAATAGTCCAGTGGATTTAAAATGAATAAGTACCCTGTGCCATGCCAGACGCTGCAGAAGAGCAGCCTCAGGCAGCTCACCTGGACCCTGTAGGTGTGGGGCACTGGCAGATGCATCTCGCAGTCAGCAAACAGAGGAGGGGGGTCCACGGCCACATCCCAGAGCTCCGGGGGCACCGCTACCTCCGGAGAGTCCACAAACCCACCTGGGGTGGGGGAACAAGGCAAGATGGTAGGGACATGGGGAGCCTGCCTGGATGCCCCTCAGCACCCAGAGCCGCCTTACTGGCAATGGGGACAGCCACTGCCACCTCCACCACCCACAAAAGGACAGCCCAAACCATGCcagctccccagtgcccccctcGCCTCTATTTTGGTTGTAGCTCTTTCCTAAGAAGCTGAGCCCTGTCCCCCAAACACCACCAGTTGCAGAGACTGGACACATGCCAGGGACTGGACATCAGCAAAtccagcagagctggcaggaggaaGCACCCATCACCCCTCACAGCCCAGGCTGGGTGCAGGGATGGGAGAGCTCATTGGGTCCTGCAATCCCTGCACACAACATCTTTGACTTTTTCTTTGGAGAAAGCCCTGCTGAGTGACCCAGAGTTGGGAGAGAGAGCAGTTTTTCCCTGTCCTGCATGGCCCCAGGACAGTCAGCTGCCCAGGGACACCGATCGGCTTACCCCTGTAGGGCTCGCTGGCTGGAAGAGTGCTCCTGCTCTCGGTGAACGTTTGCAACCAGTACTGGCAAAATCAAATGAGAATTAAGGGTGACAGGGAGCCTGCTGGAAGGGGACAGAGCTGTGGGCTGAGCCCCACTCCCCACCAACACCAGCAGGACTGGAACCAGTTCCTGTGTTGCATCCACCAATGTTCTGGCAGCtgggaaagaacaaaaatcagaacTGGCTCTTGCTTTGCCGAGAGGCTGCCTCGGCGCAGGCCGGCACATGGCCGTCCCTGTCCCACAGAGGAGTGGCAACGAGCATcccatgtccccagccctgctggctccTGGCACATGTGTTCAGTCCCAGGACAGATGCTGGTGTGCAGTGCTGTTAACCACAGCCTGCAGTCCTCTGCGGAGTCCTCACGCTTACTGAAGAAAGCAGggtgaaattattaattttttttaactgtggcAACATAACACAAGCTGAAAGctcaagaatttttcattttatgtcacACACCTCAAAAACATATCTGAAGTAATTTCTTAGTGCAGTGGGTCAAGGTATAAACCTACCACACAGCTGTGCATACAACATCACCTCCTTACTCGGTATGTGTTCATCACAGCCAGGCTCCGGACCACCATGTGTTTTGCTGGGGCAGTCCTATAGCAGCATTTGTTGGTTGCAAACTGTACGAAGGCATCTTTGGCTTCATCCTCAGATATATATAagatgctggggaaaaaaaatgaaatcaggtAGTTTGAAAATGCATAGTTGATGTGATCTCCTGAAAGTTTTttatttacaagggaaaaaaatattaaaagaccAGTCAAGATTCATTAGCAATTTCCATGCTTCATTTAAAGTTGTGCACATCGAGGTGGTTTCTTTTATAGGCTAAATCATTGTGATTTTCCCTAAGAGCAGAGCCCCCAGTCTCAGCAAAGAGCTGGTTTAAAGGTCTGTCACTAAGCAACCAACATTCAGTGCGCCTGAGCCTGCGTTTGCTTGTCATCACCCCTTACAGCCCTTCGCACGAGCAGGGCTAATCTCACTGATCGGTTTTAATGAGACAGTAGGCAATGTCGGAGGAAGGTGCTCACCTCCTCCCACAGCACCCGGTGCCGGCGCTGGGACTGCCATGGCTCTATGGCCAACATCTCCCTTTCCATTGGAGGCAGAAAATGACCTGCCATATCTTTGAACATGTTTCAACAACAGATGAAAAAGGTGGTTTACCTCTCTTCTGCTTGAAACGACACAATTTTTGGAGGGGACAGCGTGGAAAAGCGTTCACTGcctggaaggaaacaggaaggCAAGATTGCTGCTGACTTGCAACACTATTGTTTAATGTCATGAGCCAAGTTCCCTCTTGTAGAGAGGGTGATTTGCTCCTTTACTCCCACCTCACCTTCCCCCCCGCCTCGCTCTCACTCCCCATGGCCCTCAGCCCCCACAACCTCTGTGATCCCCGTGCGATGCTGCACCCAGGGCAGGTACCTGTGCCACTGCCGTTTGCACCAGAGCCTATGTCCACCAGCTCCTGGGACAGTGTGAAGGGCTCCACGCTGTGGGGGACACTGGGATCCGCCACGGTGCCTGTGTGAAAGAGGGGGTTCAGAAGCAGTGACAGCTAGAAACACCCCCAAAGCGCCATTACGAACTGCCAGTGGTTTGCAAGGAAGAGGCCCCCAGGAGCACCACGAGCAGCATGTGTGGTGTCCAGCATGACATTTAACGTTTCAGGTGATGAGATCTTTCTTTTCCAGTGGTTCTGCAGTGATGAGGGAGCCCGTCCAAGGGGATGTGCCACCAGCAGGATGCTCTGCGCTGATCAGACATGGCCTGGGATACCCCATGCTTCCCACCACACCGGGGTGCAGAGGCTCAGGAACCACCCATTTGCCCAA
Protein-coding regions in this window:
- the SSUH2 gene encoding protein SSUH2 homolog isoform X3, producing MEKDELNRNEDPVSCGSPDPSPPPHKPGTVADPSVPHSVEPFTLSQELVDIGSGANGSGTGSERFSTLSPPKIVSFQAEESILYISEDEAKDAFVQFATNKCCYRTAPAKHMVVRSLAVMNTYRYWLQTFTESRSTLPASEPYRGGFVDSPEVAVPPELWDVAVDPPPLFADCEMHLPVPHTYRVQRTCIFCGGSGRCTNGDDISSHCLHCNGSGRIRCFSCHGEGRVPCARCDTKGLLLFHSELSITWKNSVAEYVVDKNQGFPLSRFQEVTGKELFSEEHDLVTPLSFPQPIARGAESCIALHQMQVSEETRILRQKHGIELIPLTKIEYEWKGKAYSYYVFGNEKQVYAEDYPGKCCCAIM
- the SSUH2 gene encoding protein SSUH2 homolog isoform X1 — translated: MEKDELNRNEDPVSCGSPDPSPPPHKPGTVADPSVPHSVEPFTLSQELVDIGSGANGSGTGSERFSTLSPPKIVSFQAEESILYISEDEAKDAFVQFATNKCCYRTAPAKHMVVRSLAVMNTYRYWLQTFTESRSTLPASEPYRGGFVDSPEVAVPPELWDVAVDPPPLFADCEMHLPVPHTYRVQGCPSCSGAGWAPCGTCGGRGTRTCIFCGGSGRCTNGDDISSHCLHCNGSGRIRCFSCHGEGRVPCARCDTKGLLLFHSELSITWKNSVAEYVVDKNQGFPLSRFQEVTGKELFSEEHDLVTPLSFPQPIARGAESCIALHQMQVSEETRILRQKHGIELIPLTKIEYEWKGKAYSYYVFGNEKQVYAEDYPGKCCCAIM